The DNA segment GGAGCGATCGTTTTGAAATTTCTCCCTCCTCAAGAACCGAGCTCATGATGAGTGATGAACGAATTCCAGCAAACGGAACTAATTTAATTGTACGGGCTGTAAATCTATTACAGCAAGAGGCCCGGTTAAGAGATGAGTTCAAAATTAATGTTCAAAAAAATATTCCTGCGGGTGCTGGGCTAGGTGGTGGAAGTAGTAATGCAGCAACTACACTGCGAATGATTAATAAGATTGCTAATCTCGGCCTTTCAACAAATGATCTCCTTGAAATAGGGAAATCTCTTGGAGCCGATGTGCCTTTCTTTATTCATGGAGAAACCGGAATAGGAACAGGACTTGGAGATGAAATTGAACTACTCCCTATTCAACCCGATGCTTATATCGTTACTGTTTTTCCAAATATTGAAAGCAAAACACCCGAGGCTTATCAAGATTCTATTCCCCGTGGGTTACCTGAATTTTCGCTAAAAAATGTACTTCTTGAGGATGATATTGAAGACTGGCACTTTTTACTTCAAAATCAGTTAGAAGGCTCTGTATTCCCTCGACATGAGTTGGTCGGAAATCTGAAGGATCAATTTTATGACTTTGGAGCTATGTACGCATCAATGAGTGGAAGCGGTTCCAGTGTATTTGGGATTTTTTCTCAGGATTTTGTTGCTATTAATGCCTATGAGTCGTTTCATAGCCTCGGTTATTTAGCTAACCTTACCCGACCACTATTCAAACCGGATCAAGGGGTGTATAAAAAAGAATTCTGACTTTGAAACTGAGTTAACATAAGATCATTATCTTCCCCGGATAACAAGAAATTTTTACTAGATGAGCAAAAAAGTATCGAATGAAATAGCCGTTCGCTCCGGCTTAAATAAAGATTCATTAAGAGAAGACATTAAACTACACCTTCGCCATACCTTGGCAAAGGATGAGTACTCACGAACTAACTGGGATAACTATCGCAGTGTTGTACTCACATTAATGGATCGCCTGCATGATAAATGGATTACCACCCAGCAAACCTATCATAAGACCGGAGTTAAGCGTGCCTATTATCTCTCTATGGAATATCTGATCGGTCGCTTACTAGATAACATGGTGGTTAACCTGGATGTTCAACAGGAAGTAGCCGATGCCTGTGCTGATCTAGGCCTCGATTATGATGAAATAAGAAATGCAGAATGGGATGCCGGATTAGGGAATGGGGGGCTTGGAAGATTAGCTGCATGTTTCCTGGATTCTATGGCTACACTTGGAATCCCTGCAACGGGTTATGGACTTCGATATGACTATGGCATCTTTTACCAGACTATCGAAAACGGTTTCCAAATTGAAAAACCAGACCTTTGGCTACGCTATGGAAACCCCTGGGATATCGTTCGTCCAAAAATTCAGTACCCGGTAGAGTTTTATGGACACCAGCATATTACTCCTAAAGAAAGTGGTGAACTGGAATACCAGTGGGAGAACACCAAAAAAGTACTTGCTGTTGCTTACGATACTCCTATCCCTGGATACAACAATAACATTGTAAATAACCTGCGCCTTTGGAAAGCAGAGTCTGATACAGCGATCGACCTTCAAAGCTTTAACCAGGGTCAATACATTGATGCTGTTCGAGATAACCAATTGGAGCAGAATATTACTCGTGTTCTATATCCAAACGATAAGATGTTTGTTGGGCAGGAGCTGAGACTTAAGCAGGAATATTTCCTGGTATCGGCATCTATGCAGGACATTTTAAGAAGATTTAAAGGTCAGACTGATGATTGGACTAAACTTCCTGAAAGAGTAGCCATTCAGTGTAATGATACCCACCCGAATTTAGCAATCCCTGAATTGATGAGAGTGTTGCTGGATGAGGTGGATATGCCGTGGGATAAAGCCTGGGATCTTACCGTTGAAACGATGGCTTACACTAACCATACACTTCTTCCCGAAGCCCTGGAAAAATGGCCAGTATCCTTAGTTAGAAGCCTGCTTCCAAGACATCTCAATATCATTTTTGAGATCAATCGCCGATTTATGGATAGCATTAAAGCTAAGTTTGGTGATGATCGAAACAGAATGAGCCGAATGAGCATTGTTGGGGAAGGAGAAAACCCGGTAGTTCATATGGCTCACCTGGGAATAGTGGGAGCTAAGAAGGTAAACGGAGTAGCTGCACTCCATTCGCGTCTACTTAAAGAATCTATGTTCCGCGATTTCGATGAGATGTATCCGGAGAAATTCACCAACAAAACGAATGGGATTACTCCACGTCGTTGGTTGAAGCAGTGTAATGTGGAGCTTTCCGCACTTATAAGTGACAAAATTGGTGACGACTGGATTACTGACCTCGACGACTTACAAAAAATCGCTGACTTTGCTGAAGACAAGGCTTTCCAAAAGAAATTCGCTGAGATCAAGTTAAACAACAAGAAGCGATTGGCTGATTATATACAGGAAGATATGGGTATAGAAGTTGATCCAACTTCTATGTTTGATATCCAAATCAAGCGGATGCATGAATACAAGCGCCAGTTGATGGCTGCCCTGCATGTAATCACTTTGTACAACCGCCTAAAGGAAAATCCGGATCTGGACGCTGTTCCAAGAACGGTCATTTTTGGTGGTAAAGCGGCGCCGGGTTATGCCATGGCGAAACACCATATCAAGCTAATTAATGCTATTGGTGAAAAGATCAATAATGATCCACAGACTAAGGACAAGCTAAAGTGTATCTTCCTACAGAATTATCGGGTTACTCTTGCAGAAATCATGATTCCAGCTGCAAACTTATCTGAGCAAATTTCTACGGCAGGTATGGAAGCTTCCGGTACCGGTAATATGAAGTTCGCCCTGAATGGAGCGCTTACCATCGGTACGCTGGACGGTGCGAATGTGGAAATCAAAGAAGAAGTTGGTGATGATAATATCTTCATCTTTGGATTAGAAGTAGAGGATGTGGATGAGCTTCGAAGAGCCGGATATAATCCTCAAACTTATTACCACAAGAACCCGGAATTAAAGCGGGCGCTGGATCAGATTAGAGATGGCTTCTTTTCTCCTGACAATAAAGAGCTTTTCCATCCGATCATTAACGCTCTTCTTTATGAAGGGGATTACTTCATGGTACTCGCTGATTATGAGGCTTATGTGAAATCACAGGAAGAAGTAGATAAAGTATTCCGCGATGAATTTGAGTGGAATAAAAAGGCTATTCTAAATGTGGCTAAAGTAGGTAAGTTCTCCAGCGATCGAACCATCAAAGATTACAACGACGAAATCTGGCAGACTGAGCCCGTGGTGATTAAGGGGTAGGGTTTGTCATTTCCCTCTCCCTTTGTCATTTCGAGCGTAGCGAGAAATCTAGAGATCGTTGTAAACGGCAACCTTTAGATTTCTCAATCTCCCGAAAGCATTCGGGATCTTTCGAAATGACAAGAGAGTATAAAACTTAATCTTCATCCTTTTTTCCACTTCCTAACTCCTTTAACCACTCCGAAACTGTAGCTGCTTTGGGAGACCCTAGTTCTTTTAGAAGATTTATAGATTTATTGTAAAACTCCTTAGCTTTTTGCAGCTCCCCTACAAAATGATACAATAAACCCAGGTTACCAAGTTGAGTACCTAATCCTTCTTTACTTCCAATGACTTCATAAAGCTCCAAAGATTTTACATACATCTTTTCTGTTTCTTGCAAATCTCCCCTTTCCCAAAAAACATTCCCTAAATTACTGTACTGAGCCGCTATTCCTTCTTTATTTCCAAGGGACTTATTTAATTCTAGTGCTTTTCTATACATTTTTTCCGCTTTTTTTGAATTTCCTTGATCCAAGTCCATATATACATTCCCTAAATTATTGTACTGACTTGCCATACCTTCTTTGCTTCCTAATGATTTGTTTAGCTTGAGTGCTTTTTTGAGAAACTTTTCAGCCTCTTCCAATTCCCCTTTTATCCTGAATAACATTCCCAAACTACCATACTGAATTGCAATTCCT comes from the Balneola sp. genome and includes:
- a CDS encoding glycogen/starch/alpha-glucan phosphorylase, which codes for MSKKVSNEIAVRSGLNKDSLREDIKLHLRHTLAKDEYSRTNWDNYRSVVLTLMDRLHDKWITTQQTYHKTGVKRAYYLSMEYLIGRLLDNMVVNLDVQQEVADACADLGLDYDEIRNAEWDAGLGNGGLGRLAACFLDSMATLGIPATGYGLRYDYGIFYQTIENGFQIEKPDLWLRYGNPWDIVRPKIQYPVEFYGHQHITPKESGELEYQWENTKKVLAVAYDTPIPGYNNNIVNNLRLWKAESDTAIDLQSFNQGQYIDAVRDNQLEQNITRVLYPNDKMFVGQELRLKQEYFLVSASMQDILRRFKGQTDDWTKLPERVAIQCNDTHPNLAIPELMRVLLDEVDMPWDKAWDLTVETMAYTNHTLLPEALEKWPVSLVRSLLPRHLNIIFEINRRFMDSIKAKFGDDRNRMSRMSIVGEGENPVVHMAHLGIVGAKKVNGVAALHSRLLKESMFRDFDEMYPEKFTNKTNGITPRRWLKQCNVELSALISDKIGDDWITDLDDLQKIADFAEDKAFQKKFAEIKLNNKKRLADYIQEDMGIEVDPTSMFDIQIKRMHEYKRQLMAALHVITLYNRLKENPDLDAVPRTVIFGGKAAPGYAMAKHHIKLINAIGEKINNDPQTKDKLKCIFLQNYRVTLAEIMIPAANLSEQISTAGMEASGTGNMKFALNGALTIGTLDGANVEIKEEVGDDNIFIFGLEVEDVDELRRAGYNPQTYYHKNPELKRALDQIRDGFFSPDNKELFHPIINALLYEGDYFMVLADYEAYVKSQEEVDKVFRDEFEWNKKAILNVAKVGKFSSDRTIKDYNDEIWQTEPVVIKG
- the ispE gene encoding 4-(cytidine 5'-diphospho)-2-C-methyl-D-erythritol kinase, giving the protein MSETWISNSYAKINLGLNVIERLPSGYHTIETGFCFIEWSDRFEISPSSRTELMMSDERIPANGTNLIVRAVNLLQQEARLRDEFKINVQKNIPAGAGLGGGSSNAATTLRMINKIANLGLSTNDLLEIGKSLGADVPFFIHGETGIGTGLGDEIELLPIQPDAYIVTVFPNIESKTPEAYQDSIPRGLPEFSLKNVLLEDDIEDWHFLLQNQLEGSVFPRHELVGNLKDQFYDFGAMYASMSGSGSSVFGIFSQDFVAINAYESFHSLGYLANLTRPLFKPDQGVYKKEF